A region of the Candidatus Edwardsbacteria bacterium genome:
TATCAAATGGGGGGAAAGAAAGATCCTTTGGTGGCCGTTCAAGAAGGACGGGGATTGCTGGAGGGATATGATCTACCAGCAGAGGCTGCTGCAAAGCGCTCTGGAGAAATGATCCCTTTTTAATGTATTATAACCTTGCCCTGGTAATTTATTTATAATAAATAAAAGAGAGTGATTGCCAATATGTATTATAAAGTATATATTGATAAACGCCCAATTAAAGTTGCTTTTATGATAGATTTGGGCAATATTGATGACAAACAGTTTAATGATATATGTTGTTACAACATTGGGAAATGGGGCGGGCGATATAACCCCTTTGTAATCTTTAGTGAGAATATTATTGATAACGAATATTGGAATTTATTATTAAGTTTTGATCCGGATGTTATAAAATCTGTAATTAAGCTAGATGATATTTTATTGCGAAAAATAAATGACGCATTGTCTCCGTTCGGTATTGAAGACAAACTATTTAAAAACCATGTAATGTATATAAATGAAAAACCAGCTAGCATCAATGTCGTTAAAGAAAATTTTAATAAAATATCTTATTGGTCTCCATTAGGTAGTTCAAAATTAATAAATTTCATTATTGATTATAGCTCGAAGGATTTTGTTTTAAATAATTTTATAATACGAAATTATGGTGCGTATAATCATTCTGAAGGTTCTTTTAACATCAGTGAGGATAATTTAAAAACATATAAAATATCAAATAGAGATGATTTTAAAAAAGCTTTAGATGAAATAGTGAATATTCCTAATGTGATTTATCCAATCCAACTGTGTTCTTTGCCAAATTATTTTAAAGAAGTTGAAAAATATGATGCTAACCCTTTTACCATAGTTATTGGTAATACTATAGAAGATTATACTTATGCTTGGAATAATGCTTTATTTGTGCCAAAGCATGTTAGGCATAGATTTAATCAAGTTTGCATTCCGCAAGAATTAATTGATGATGAAAGCTTAAACCCTTCCTTAACAAAGTGGTTAAAAAAGACATATGAAGAACATAATAACCAGTTGCACCAAATAAAATTTACAAGTATAAGTTTAGACGATCAAATAATTGAGGAATATAGCAATAAAATATTTAAGGAAAAACACATAATTAAAACGATGAATAAATCTATATTTACCTGTCCCAAATTTTGGCAAAACGATCCCTTTTATAATCTTGAAAACAAAAAGCTTGAAATAAACAAAATTACTAAAGAATATAATGAAGAGTTTAAACTATCGGAAACATTCTTTATTGAAGAAACTAAGGGTTATGGTAATTGTATGGCAGATCTATATATTGAATATGATTTGAAAAGCGAAAATAATCACCAATTATTTTATAAATTGCCCAGGAAAAATATTTTAGCGGGAAAAATGTTTCGTGGTAAAGCGAGAATAACTGAGGACGGCGTGCCCTCGGTTGTTATAGATTTAAACGACCCTAGAGTAAATATAAATATTTTGAAATCAAATGAAATATTTGAATGTTTATTTCGGTGTGACTATAAGCCAGGGTGGAGTGAAGATTCCCGAGGGAGATTGATTAGCGAAGAAAAGTATTTTGTTAAAGAATCAAGTAATGGTAAATATTTAAATGGAATGATTGGTCTGTTTGGAGGATTAGATAATACATATAATGTATTCAAGGAAAAATACTGGCGTAAAGTTTTCGATTTTATTATATGTAAAGATGTTAATAGATATGACAAAAGAGTTGAGACCCTAAAAACAAGAATAAAAAAACGATTAACAAAACATCCACTTACAAATGGCAACATAGAAGAATGGATTGAACGAATATATGAATACTCAAAACAGATTATACCCTATGGACAAGAAATTCCATTTGTTAAGGGTTTTTTGCGCCTAGCAATAGAGGAGCTTGAAGAAATAAACAAGATGTTTCCAGAATATAAACTAACAATTGAGGTTGAATCGTTAAAAGATGAAATTGCTAAGCTAGTAACACGCAATATATTATTTATGGGAATAAATTCCCATTGCAAATATTGCAGCTATGCTAATTGGTATGATTGCGATAATATAAAACATGTTTTAAAATGCAACGGTTGTGGCAATATGTACACTATTGGGACAGATCAAAAATGGAGTTATCGTTTAAATACGTTGATTCAGGATTGTTATCTAGAACAAGGGCTACTGCCAGAAATACTTGTTTTGGGGCAAATAGCAAAGGATGCCAGAGTGTCATATATGTATTCGAATAGTTTGGATATATTTAATTATAAAACTGGTGAAAAAATAACTGATATAGATATAATTTGTATAAAAGATGGTAAATTTATAATTGGTGAAGTAAAAAATTCGATGGATAAGTTTTCACAGGGTGATTTTGATAAAATGAAAGAAATATCTAAAGCTATTAAACCAAACGTGGTTGTTTTTTCATCTTTAGATTTAAACCCAAACTCAAAAGTCCAAGATAAAATACGTAAATTGCAAGAAGAACTTATTACTGAAGGCATAGAAGTAAAATGGTTTTCTCTTGAAGAAGAAACATTTAAACCGTCGGATTTTTTCAGGAAGTATGTATGATGTAAATATAAAAACAAAAAAGCCCTGCAGGTTTCTGCAGGGCTTTAATTTTTATAGCAGTGATTAAAACGCGTCGTAATACGAAATCTTAACAGTCCGGCCCACTCTGGCCGGCTCCTGCCCCTCCGGCCCATTGCGCAGGATGTTCCTCAGGTCGAATTCCAGCATCAGCTTCTGGTTGAACAGCCAGCGCAGCCCCAGGTTCAGATAGCCGTAGCCCTCGCCGTACTGCTGATCCTCCAGGTTGTCGTTCAGCGCCAGGTCATACTCTGCGGCCAACCATAATTCCGGGTTCAGCGATTTCTCCAGCCCGCCGAAGAAATTTATTGAATTGTCGGGGTTGTCGTCATCCTCAATGCTGTAGTTGGCCCCGCCGTGAAAGGCCAGGGTTCCCATAAAGCGGTAGTTCTTGCTGGCCACAGCGTAGAAGCCGGGGGATTTGGTCAGATATCTGTTATTCAGGTACGGCCCGTTGCCCTGATTATTGAAGCCCAGGGCGATGCCCGGTCCGTAATAGCTTTCATCGAAGATCCGGTATTTAGCCATGAACCCGGGCTGGGGGTTCCATTCGGGATTGCCGTAGCCGATGATGTTATCCCCACCGTAAGCGAAGCCGAAGTTCAGGCGGTCGAACAGCCCGAAGTTGAAGCCCAACAGCAAGCCGCCCACCGGCTGCATCTTTAGATTAATGGAGTAGGTGGCCCGGGCCAGGGTCCCGGCGGTGGGGTAATCCACCATCTCTCCGAACTGCACGGCATGGGCCGCGCCGCCCAGCAGGGCCAAGGTCAAGGTTATAATGAAAAGCCTCTTCATATTATCTCCCAAATATCATTTCAGTAATTATATATATTTGACGGCCGTTTTGCAAGATAAATAAATGCCTTAAACAATCTTAACAGTAAAGACCCAATCTCCTCGGTTCTCTGTTGGGCCAAGACACCCCTCTGTTTCTCCCCTTGTTAGGGGAGATGTGGGTCATGGAGAAAGATTAAAAGAAAAACTCTGTGCGCTCTGTGCCTCAGTGGTAAAAAGGGTCCGTAGCCTATTGGTACCTTCCTCCCGGGCCGTTCTTCCGATAGTTGCTCTGCTTGCGGGGCGGGGCCGGCTGCCATTTGCCGCAGAAGCGATAAAAAGGCCCGCCCAGGAACTGGTTCAGCTCGGCCAGCAGTTCCTGCTCCGGCATCACCTTCAATTTCTGGGAGCGTATCCTTACCGGCTGGGATTCACCGTTTTTAACCACAAAGGTTACCGAGCAGACTCCGGGGTAGCGCTGCAGGATCCCGGTCAGCTGGCGGGTGAACTCATCGTCCATCTTGGTCTGTTCCAGGTGTATCTCCAACTGTTCCACCAGCCCCTTGCGGCATTCCGGCAGGGCGTAAAAGTCCGAGGCCACGATCTTGGGGGCCTCATCCTCCTTGGTGGACACCGTTCCGGCCACCAGCACCACGCCGTCGCTGTTTATCAGGCTGCGCTTGGTCTCGTACAGATCGGAGAACACCACCACCTCGGTGAATCCGGTCAGGTCCTCCAGCGAGACGAAGGCCATCGGCTTGCCGTTCTTCTGGGTGATGGATTTAACCGAGGATATCAACCCGGCCACGATCACCGCCTGATAATCGTCCAAGCCGGTCAATTGGTCCAAATTATGGCTGGCGAAGCATTTGATGTCGGCGGCGTATTTCTCCAGGGGGTGCCCGGAGAGGTAAAACCCCAGGGCCTCCTTTTCGAAGGCCAGGAACTGCTTGTGGCTCACCTTGACCGGGTTTTTTTTTGCTGGATCCCGGGCGGTCCCGGGCGCCGGTTCGGCGGAGTCGAAGAAGGAGGTCTGGCCCATCTCCCGTTCGTGGCGGATCTGGGCGGCCGATTCCATGGTGAGGTCCAGGTCGTGCAGCATTCCCTCGCGGTCGGGCTGGATGGCATCGAAGCAGCCGGATTTTATCAAGCTTTCCAACACTTTGCGGTTGACCACCCGGGCGTCGATGTTCTCCAGCATCTGCTTCAGGGAATCGAAGCTTTTTAGCTCCCGGCGGGCCCCGATGATGGAATCGATGGTGTTTCGGCCCACGTTTTTGACCGCGCCCAGGCCGAAGCGTATGGCCTGGCCCTCAGGCTGGTATTGGTGCTGGCTGGTGTTGATGTCCGGGGGAAGCATGACGATGCCGGTCTCCCGGCAGTTGGCCAGGAAGGAGATGGTCTTGTTGGTGTCGCCCATCACGCTGGTAAGCACGGCCGACATATATTCCAGCGGATGGTGGGCCTTGAGATAGGCCGTCTGGTAGGCCAGCACCGCGTATCCGGCGGCATGGGATTTGTTGAATCCATATCCGGCGAACTTGGCCAGCAGATCGAATATCTTCTCGGCCTTGTTCTTGGGGATCTTATTGATTTCGTTACAGCCTTTGATGAAGGCCGGGCGTTGTTTCTCGATATCCTCCCGCCTTTTTTTGCCGATGGATTTCAGCATCAGATATCCGGCACCCAGCGAATAACCGGCCAGGGCCTGCACTGCCTGCATCACCTGTTCCTGGTAGATCAGGATGCCGTAGGTGTTCTTGCAGATGGGCTCCAGCAACGGATGCTCGTATTCTATCTTCTGCTGGCCGTTTTTGCGGGCCAGAAAATCCGGGATCAGATCCATGGGGCCCGGCCGGTACAGGGAGATCACCGCGATGATGTCGTCCAGGGAGGAGGTCTGAAGCTTGACCGTCAGGTCGCGCATTCCGGCCGATTCCAGTTGGAATATCCCGGTGGTGTTACCCTTCTTCAGCAGGGCGAAGGTCTGCTCGTCGTTGTAGGGGATGGCGTCTATGTTCACATTGACGCCCCGCTCCCGGAGCATCCGGATGGTGTCGTCGATCACCGTCAGGTTGCGCAAACCCAAAAAGTCCATCTTCAGCAGCCCGCATTTTTCCAGCCAGCCCATCTCGTACTGGGTGGACACATCGCCTTTGCTGCTTTTATACAGGGGCAGGTAATCGGTCAGTTTTCCGGGCGTGATCACCACTCCGGCGGCATGGGTGCCGACGTTGCGGATCCGACCCTCCACCGCCTGGGCGATCTCGATCACCTCCTGGAAGCGGGGGTCGGATCTTACCAGCTTGTCCAATT
Encoded here:
- a CDS encoding YjbH domain-containing protein, with protein sequence MKRLFIITLTLALLGGAAHAVQFGEMVDYPTAGTLARATYSINLKMQPVGGLLLGFNFGLFDRLNFGFAYGGDNIIGYGNPEWNPQPGFMAKYRIFDESYYGPGIALGFNNQGNGPYLNNRYLTKSPGFYAVASKNYRFMGTLAFHGGANYSIEDDDNPDNSINFFGGLEKSLNPELWLAAEYDLALNDNLEDQQYGEGYGYLNLGLRWLFNQKLMLEFDLRNILRNGPEGQEPARVGRTVKISYYDAF
- a CDS encoding DNA polymerase III subunit alpha gives rise to the protein MPHSRFTHLHLHTEYSVLDGLIPVKKLVEKAAEHKMASLAITDHGNMFGALDFYTAARSAGIKPIIGSEMYMAPGSRLDRSADAAGETAFHLILLARNEIGYHNLMKLSSAGFLDGFYYKPRIDKEFLAQHSEGLLALSSCIQGEVAQAILKGNPKKAREAASFYRELFGPDFFLEIQNHGLPEELQVIPEIAAISKELDIPLVATNDVHYLEAKDAKAHDALLCIQTGRTITDPDRMKFSNDNFYFKSPAEMARLFEEFPQAIDNTMAVAERCNLLLSDLGSGKLNIPSYAVPQEFDSQAVYLRYLAETGLNKRYQTVTSGIRERLNKELEIIEKMNFPGYFLVVKDFIDFARANQVPVGPGRGSAVGSLVLYCLGITDVEPLKFNLLFERFLNPERVSMPDIDIDFGDTQRGKVIEYVNQKYGSDSVAQIITFGTMQAKAAVRDVARVYSLSYSEADKIAKLIPFGNTIAEAIKHVPELDKLVRSDPRFQEVIEIAQAVEGRIRNVGTHAAGVVITPGKLTDYLPLYKSSKGDVSTQYEMGWLEKCGLLKMDFLGLRNLTVIDDTIRMLRERGVNVNIDAIPYNDEQTFALLKKGNTTGIFQLESAGMRDLTVKLQTSSLDDIIAVISLYRPGPMDLIPDFLARKNGQQKIEYEHPLLEPICKNTYGILIYQEQVMQAVQALAGYSLGAGYLMLKSIGKKRREDIEKQRPAFIKGCNEINKIPKNKAEKIFDLLAKFAGYGFNKSHAAGYAVLAYQTAYLKAHHPLEYMSAVLTSVMGDTNKTISFLANCRETGIVMLPPDINTSQHQYQPEGQAIRFGLGAVKNVGRNTIDSIIGARRELKSFDSLKQMLENIDARVVNRKVLESLIKSGCFDAIQPDREGMLHDLDLTMESAAQIRHEREMGQTSFFDSAEPAPGTARDPAKKNPVKVSHKQFLAFEKEALGFYLSGHPLEKYAADIKCFASHNLDQLTGLDDYQAVIVAGLISSVKSITQKNGKPMAFVSLEDLTGFTEVVVFSDLYETKRSLINSDGVVLVAGTVSTKEDEAPKIVASDFYALPECRKGLVEQLEIHLEQTKMDDEFTRQLTGILQRYPGVCSVTFVVKNGESQPVRIRSQKLKVMPEQELLAELNQFLGGPFYRFCGKWQPAPPRKQSNYRKNGPGGRYQ